A genomic stretch from Serratia entomophila includes:
- a CDS encoding FaeA/PapI family transcriptional regulator, producing the protein MVKRLSKQQELQNLQHNLLKTLHRLCPSTNATQPPPPVEWPTTRQLAESNDITIYQARNLLLNLAGKGKILVTQGPINNSLRWYPSIKHP; encoded by the coding sequence ATGGTAAAGCGTTTGTCAAAACAGCAAGAACTACAAAATTTACAACACAATTTATTAAAAACACTGCACAGGCTCTGCCCATCAACCAACGCGACGCAGCCCCCGCCCCCCGTAGAGTGGCCCACCACGCGTCAATTGGCCGAGTCCAACGATATTACTATTTATCAGGCGCGCAATCTGCTGCTGAACCTGGCCGGAAAAGGCAAAATCCTGGTCACGCAGGGGCCGATCAATAACTCATTGCGCTGGTACCCTTCCATTAAACACCCCTGA